Proteins co-encoded in one Rhodococcus sp. PAMC28707 genomic window:
- the groES gene encoding co-chaperone GroES, translating to MASVKIKPLEDKILVQANEAETTTASGLVIPDTAKEKPQEGTVVAVGEGRVTEKGNRIPVDVKEGDTVIYSKYGGTEIKYAGEEYLILSARDVLAVIAK from the coding sequence GTGGCGAGCGTGAAAATCAAGCCGCTCGAGGACAAGATCCTCGTCCAGGCCAATGAGGCCGAGACGACGACCGCCTCCGGTCTGGTCATCCCCGACACAGCCAAGGAGAAGCCTCAGGAAGGCACCGTCGTCGCAGTCGGCGAAGGCCGTGTCACCGAAAAGGGCAACCGGATCCCGGTCGACGTCAAAGAAGGCGACACCGTCATCTACAGCAAGTACGGCGGCACCGAGATCAAGTACGCCGGCGAGGAGTACCTGATTCTGTCGGCACGCGACGTGCTGGCCGTCATCGCCAAGTAA
- a CDS encoding potassium channel family protein, protein MAGSTPYSRLGDKERRVLLCRALFRPVVTAVLLTAFYFVAPMNDVADVGSLTILAVVLIGVGVVFAWQVMKVLKADYPTLQAIEATAAIVPVYLIGFSTVYYLMAEAAYDNFTEPVSRMGSLYFTLSVFSTVGFGDIAASTDSARAVVSLQIVGNLVIIALGGRLLLAAIRRGQARNAG, encoded by the coding sequence GTGGCTGGTTCTACGCCCTATTCCCGGCTGGGCGACAAGGAACGGCGTGTACTTCTGTGCCGCGCCTTGTTTCGGCCCGTCGTCACAGCAGTTCTTTTGACTGCCTTCTACTTCGTCGCCCCGATGAACGACGTCGCCGACGTCGGTTCCCTCACCATCCTGGCCGTCGTACTGATCGGGGTGGGCGTCGTATTCGCCTGGCAGGTCATGAAGGTGTTGAAGGCCGACTATCCGACACTTCAGGCGATCGAAGCAACTGCGGCGATCGTCCCGGTGTATCTCATCGGCTTTTCTACCGTTTACTACCTGATGGCCGAAGCGGCATACGACAATTTCACCGAGCCGGTGTCCCGGATGGGCAGCCTCTATTTCACTCTGTCCGTGTTTTCCACCGTGGGATTCGGTGATATCGCCGCATCCACCGATTCTGCCCGCGCTGTCGTTTCACTACAGATTGTGGGGAATTTGGTGATCATCGCGCTCGGTGGCCGACTCCTCTTGGCCGCGATCAGGCGGGGGCAAGCGCGAAACGCCGGCTGA
- a CDS encoding Hsp70 family protein → MKVGIGVSTGTEVVCAALVVVDEDGSHTVEYRTVSADSEANTDIGQLVTSAIELMTTLAPAPTGQGAHSTGRREPDTIAVSYRTAEQSASIRSACSNSHRALSLVPESAASHAFLVESGLIARYGTVSVVDLGASGSTVTIIDAQSGVVHAYERSADLGGDAVNSLVKDLVRSKSERESRPREDAHSNDSARYRTVKEHLSTYDSASISHDGVTTTVARTEFDVLIRPSVTKLVRRVTQAADRTGRAPEAVVLIGGGALIPLVRTVFESELEVPVLTVDEPDAALATGAAHLALTAAQGLYPTVGANAGSSARSVGRYSGALVGALLVAGIVLVYGIQALTPSDDTGYSPAGTEVPSEQHSDPSTTSIADIATDAADPRATTTSLEVSTGNQTSAPTSTSTSTTSERGNVTDMAPTPTSWPAASTPTPTLHPAPDLPLIPFPSLPNWDEVVPFPDSTTTVPPSPTPSIPESTLPESTPPQATPSETTPTGRPSVTSSESVAVLPPGTPDGVRTADADGSPAPQASPELTPPPTVWSPPAVVPADPASPSDDSADNVAETPAQPTASPVTTNQPVTTN, encoded by the coding sequence GTGAAGGTTGGAATAGGGGTTTCCACCGGAACCGAGGTCGTCTGTGCTGCCCTGGTCGTGGTGGACGAGGATGGTTCGCACACCGTCGAATACCGGACCGTCTCCGCCGACAGTGAGGCCAATACCGACATCGGCCAGCTGGTCACATCGGCAATAGAATTGATGACGACCCTGGCTCCTGCACCCACTGGGCAAGGCGCACATTCGACTGGACGACGCGAGCCGGACACCATCGCGGTGTCGTACCGCACTGCCGAGCAGTCTGCATCCATTCGTTCGGCATGCAGCAACTCACACCGTGCGCTCTCGTTGGTTCCCGAATCTGCGGCTTCCCACGCGTTCCTTGTCGAGTCCGGGCTCATTGCGCGCTACGGCACCGTCTCGGTTGTCGACCTGGGCGCCTCGGGCTCGACCGTGACGATCATCGACGCCCAATCCGGTGTCGTCCACGCTTACGAACGCAGCGCCGACCTCGGCGGTGACGCGGTCAACAGTCTCGTCAAAGATCTTGTACGCAGTAAATCGGAACGCGAAAGTCGACCGCGAGAGGACGCCCACAGCAACGATTCTGCGCGGTACCGCACGGTCAAAGAACACCTGTCGACATACGATTCGGCATCCATCAGCCACGACGGAGTGACGACCACTGTGGCTCGGACGGAATTCGATGTGCTGATCCGCCCGTCGGTGACAAAGCTCGTGCGCCGTGTCACGCAGGCGGCCGATCGTACGGGCCGTGCACCCGAAGCGGTGGTACTCATCGGCGGCGGCGCACTCATACCGCTGGTGCGGACCGTGTTCGAGTCCGAACTCGAGGTTCCTGTCCTTACCGTCGACGAACCCGATGCCGCCCTTGCTACAGGTGCCGCTCATCTCGCCCTGACCGCTGCTCAGGGCCTCTACCCCACGGTCGGTGCCAATGCCGGATCGTCGGCTCGATCGGTCGGTCGTTACTCCGGAGCGTTGGTCGGCGCTCTTCTCGTCGCCGGAATCGTCCTCGTCTACGGAATTCAGGCATTGACCCCGTCCGATGACACCGGCTACTCCCCCGCAGGCACCGAGGTTCCATCCGAGCAGCACAGCGATCCGAGCACTACCTCGATCGCAGACATCGCCACCGACGCGGCCGATCCGCGGGCCACGACAACCTCCCTGGAGGTCTCGACGGGGAACCAGACTTCGGCCCCGACGTCGACATCGACATCGACCACATCCGAGCGCGGCAATGTCACCGACATGGCGCCGACGCCCACCAGTTGGCCGGCGGCATCGACTCCCACGCCGACGCTGCACCCGGCACCGGATCTTCCGCTGATTCCGTTTCCCTCTCTGCCGAATTGGGACGAAGTCGTTCCGTTCCCCGACAGCACCACGACCGTGCCGCCCTCGCCGACTCCGAGCATTCCGGAATCGACACTGCCAGAGTCGACCCCTCCTCAAGCCACCCCGTCCGAAACGACCCCGACCGGACGACCTTCGGTGACGTCGAGCGAGTCCGTTGCGGTCCTCCCGCCTGGCACACCGGACGGTGTCCGCACGGCGGACGCCGACGGTTCACCCGCACCTCAGGCGTCGCCGGAGTTGACGCCTCCACCGACCGTGTGGTCACCGCCCGCTGTTGTTCCAGCGGACCCGGCTTCGCCCTCGGACGATTCCGCAGACAACGTGGCAGAAACACCGGCGCAACCGACCGCGAGTCCTGTCACGACGAATCAGCCGGTCACAACGAACTAG
- the tsaD gene encoding tRNA (adenosine(37)-N6)-threonylcarbamoyltransferase complex transferase subunit TsaD — MIVLGIESSCDETGVGVVRWRDSGVCELLADEVASSVDEHARYGGVVPEVASRAHLEAMVPTMRRALATADIDRPDAVAVTIGPGLAGALLVGVAAAKAYAAAWGVPFYAVNHLGGHVAVDTLEHGPMPPCVALLVSGGHTHLLHVDDLGAPIVELGTTVDDAAGEAFDKVARLLGLGYPGGPALDDAAREGDPHAIAFPRGMTGPRDARYDFSFSGVKTAVARFVEARRRAGESIPVADIAASFQESVADVLTMKAVRAAQDVDVNTLVLGGGATANSRIRSLVETRCSAAGLNLRIPKPRLCTDNGVMIATLGAHLIAGGAEASDLRAATDPGLPVSTSLISGRA; from the coding sequence GTGATCGTGTTGGGTATCGAAAGTTCGTGTGACGAAACAGGTGTGGGTGTCGTCCGGTGGCGTGATTCCGGTGTGTGCGAGTTGCTCGCCGACGAGGTCGCGTCCAGTGTCGACGAGCACGCACGATACGGCGGTGTTGTCCCAGAGGTAGCGTCACGCGCGCATCTCGAGGCGATGGTTCCGACGATGCGGCGTGCGCTCGCAACGGCCGACATCGATCGGCCCGACGCCGTGGCCGTGACGATCGGCCCCGGACTGGCTGGCGCTCTGCTGGTCGGCGTCGCCGCAGCCAAAGCGTATGCGGCCGCATGGGGTGTGCCGTTCTACGCCGTCAACCATTTGGGTGGGCATGTGGCGGTCGATACCCTCGAGCACGGGCCGATGCCGCCGTGCGTCGCGTTGCTGGTCTCCGGCGGGCATACGCACTTGCTGCACGTGGATGATCTCGGTGCTCCGATCGTAGAGTTGGGCACCACTGTCGACGACGCGGCGGGTGAAGCATTCGACAAGGTTGCCAGATTGCTCGGTTTGGGTTACCCAGGCGGACCAGCGCTCGATGATGCTGCGCGAGAAGGTGATCCGCACGCTATTGCGTTTCCGCGAGGCATGACGGGCCCACGCGACGCGCGGTACGACTTCTCGTTCTCCGGGGTGAAGACGGCGGTTGCCAGATTCGTCGAGGCACGTCGGCGCGCAGGAGAGAGCATTCCCGTCGCCGACATCGCTGCGTCTTTTCAGGAGTCCGTGGCCGATGTGCTGACCATGAAGGCGGTGCGCGCAGCACAGGATGTCGATGTCAACACACTCGTGTTGGGGGGCGGAGCCACCGCAAACTCCAGAATCCGCTCACTGGTCGAAACTAGGTGCAGCGCAGCTGGATTGAACTTGAGAATTCCGAAGCCTCGGTTGTGCACCGACAACGGAGTCATGATCGCCACGCTCGGCGCGCACCTGATAGCGGGTGGGGCCGAGGCATCGGACCTGCGAGCAGCGACCGACCCCGGGCTTCCGGTGTCCACCAGCCTGATATCGGGCCGCGCCTAG
- the rimI gene encoding ribosomal protein S18-alanine N-acetyltransferase: MTVILSPLLGADAERCAELERVLFPGDGPWTAQAFLSELAAPHNHYVAAREGGTLMGYAGVALLGKGESAEAEVHTIGVDPLAHRRGIGGALLADLLAAADSHGGPVFLEVRTDNEPAIELYTLTGFVVVGTRPKYYQPSGADAYTMRREVGNGGTLS; encoded by the coding sequence TTGACCGTAATTCTGTCGCCACTGCTCGGAGCCGATGCCGAGCGTTGCGCCGAACTCGAGAGGGTGTTGTTTCCCGGGGACGGCCCATGGACCGCGCAGGCTTTTCTATCGGAACTTGCTGCGCCGCACAATCATTACGTTGCCGCGCGCGAGGGTGGCACGCTGATGGGTTACGCCGGGGTCGCTTTGCTGGGCAAGGGGGAGTCGGCGGAGGCGGAAGTACACACCATCGGAGTCGATCCTCTCGCGCACCGCCGCGGCATCGGAGGGGCATTGCTGGCCGATCTGCTCGCGGCAGCCGACAGCCACGGCGGACCGGTATTCCTCGAAGTGCGTACCGACAACGAACCTGCTATCGAGCTCTACACCCTTACCGGGTTCGTGGTGGTCGGCACTCGGCCTAAGTACTACCAGCCGAGCGGCGCGGACGCGTACACGATGCGGCGCGAAGTCGGGAATGGAGGCACGCTCTCGTGA
- the tsaB gene encoding tRNA (adenosine(37)-N6)-threonylcarbamoyltransferase complex dimerization subunit type 1 TsaB: MLVLAVDTSTPAVTAGVVRVTDGQPHTLSQRIVVDPRLHAEVLTPNILQCLADAALTPRDLQAVVVGVGPGPFTGLRVGMATASAFADALGIPIHGVCSLDAIAAELPDEPDLVVVTDARRREVYWARYRHAVRYAGPEVVAPAQLDVAGASAAAGSPAHVALFEVPVREVESPSPQGLVLAALEHLAAGSAPAPIVPLYLRRPDAKTLEERAAAKAVTP, from the coding sequence GTGCTCGTTCTCGCTGTCGATACCTCCACGCCCGCAGTCACCGCCGGTGTGGTTCGCGTCACCGACGGGCAGCCGCATACCCTGTCTCAGCGAATCGTGGTCGACCCTCGACTTCACGCCGAGGTCCTCACACCCAACATCCTCCAATGTCTGGCCGACGCCGCACTGACACCACGGGATCTGCAGGCCGTGGTCGTCGGTGTCGGTCCCGGCCCGTTCACCGGACTTCGCGTCGGAATGGCAACGGCCTCCGCGTTTGCCGACGCACTGGGCATCCCGATCCACGGTGTCTGCAGTCTCGACGCGATTGCCGCCGAACTTCCCGACGAGCCAGATCTGGTGGTCGTCACCGATGCCAGGCGCCGTGAGGTGTATTGGGCGCGGTACCGACATGCGGTCCGGTACGCAGGCCCGGAAGTCGTTGCTCCTGCTCAGCTCGATGTTGCCGGGGCGAGTGCGGCCGCTGGGTCTCCGGCGCATGTCGCGCTGTTCGAAGTTCCTGTCCGAGAAGTGGAGTCGCCGTCGCCTCAGGGTTTGGTACTGGCGGCTCTCGAGCACCTGGCAGCCGGATCTGCGCCGGCACCGATCGTGCCGCTCTACCTTCGCCGGCCGGACGCGAAAACTCTCGAGGAGCGCGCAGCAGCGAAGGCGGTGACACCTTGA
- the tsaE gene encoding tRNA (adenosine(37)-N6)-threonylcarbamoyltransferase complex ATPase subunit type 1 TsaE — MAESTSPSTLHFDGRSLILPTAADTEDFGYRLAQTLVAGDLVILDGPLGAGKTAMTRGIASGLGVQGRVSSPTFVIAREHRAGIRPNGGAPVSLIHVDAYRLGMTGQSALDELDALDLDTDLEAAVVVVEWGEGLVEKLTDSHVSVRIRRDLDTDDRCVELNRVQHSVQD, encoded by the coding sequence TTGGCTGAGTCCACGTCGCCGTCCACATTGCATTTCGATGGGCGCTCACTGATCTTGCCGACGGCGGCCGACACGGAAGACTTCGGATACCGGCTGGCCCAAACCCTCGTCGCCGGCGACCTCGTGATCCTCGATGGGCCGCTGGGTGCGGGGAAGACCGCCATGACGCGGGGTATTGCGTCGGGTCTCGGGGTGCAGGGCAGGGTCAGCTCGCCGACGTTCGTCATTGCACGCGAACACCGGGCCGGGATTCGGCCGAACGGTGGAGCCCCCGTCTCCTTGATTCACGTGGACGCGTACCGGCTGGGAATGACGGGGCAGTCTGCCCTCGACGAACTGGATGCGTTGGATCTCGACACCGATCTGGAGGCGGCTGTGGTCGTCGTCGAATGGGGCGAGGGACTGGTCGAGAAGCTCACCGATTCTCATGTGTCGGTCCGCATCCGACGCGACCTCGACACCGATGACAGGTGCGTCGAATTGAACCGAGTCCAACATTCGGTGCAGGACTGA
- a CDS encoding alpha/beta hydrolase → MLRSNKDPLANENLQLMNADRGSIVTADDGVPLAVREVGPTDAPITAVFVHGYCLHMSSWHFQRQALEQEWGSSVRMVFYDQRGHGKSGEPTPESCTIEQLGSDLDAVIRAVAPRGHLVLIGHSMGGMTILSFTRQRPDLVKDRVVGVGLLSTTAAGLAETGLGKSLNNPVIDAFRFAVRTSPGVVQLGRGAVRALISPVLRAASYGTRVSPRLVAFSQSMIDDTSVVTIVNFLKTLELHNEKDALSHLTRIPVTVMCGDEDWIIPLASTLAMAEALPEAEVVRVPQAGHLVQLEFPDKVNAALVRLLTRATAVRARRRSGWRGIG, encoded by the coding sequence ATGCTGCGTTCGAACAAGGATCCCCTGGCCAACGAGAACCTCCAGTTGATGAACGCCGATCGGGGATCCATCGTCACCGCCGACGACGGAGTTCCGCTCGCAGTTCGCGAAGTCGGGCCCACCGACGCCCCCATCACTGCGGTGTTCGTACACGGGTACTGCCTCCATATGTCGTCGTGGCACTTTCAGCGCCAAGCGTTGGAGCAAGAGTGGGGCTCGTCCGTCCGAATGGTCTTCTACGACCAGCGCGGCCACGGCAAGTCCGGTGAACCGACGCCCGAAAGTTGCACCATCGAACAGCTCGGCTCCGATCTCGACGCAGTCATTCGTGCAGTCGCACCGCGCGGTCATCTCGTCCTCATCGGCCACTCGATGGGTGGAATGACGATTCTGTCGTTCACGCGTCAGCGTCCGGACCTGGTCAAGGACAGGGTCGTCGGCGTTGGATTGCTTTCGACGACAGCCGCTGGACTGGCCGAAACAGGCCTGGGCAAAAGCCTGAACAATCCCGTCATCGATGCATTTCGCTTTGCTGTCCGCACTTCGCCCGGCGTGGTCCAGCTCGGACGCGGGGCTGTGCGGGCGCTGATCTCGCCGGTACTTCGTGCGGCGTCGTACGGAACGCGGGTGAGTCCGCGCTTGGTTGCTTTCTCACAATCGATGATCGACGACACCTCGGTAGTCACGATCGTCAACTTTCTGAAAACCCTCGAGTTACACAACGAGAAGGATGCGCTGTCGCACCTCACGCGCATTCCGGTGACCGTCATGTGTGGCGACGAAGACTGGATAATTCCGCTCGCGAGCACATTGGCGATGGCTGAAGCACTGCCCGAGGCCGAGGTGGTTCGGGTGCCTCAAGCCGGTCATCTCGTGCAGCTCGAGTTTCCGGACAAAGTCAACGCCGCCCTCGTGCGCCTCCTCACCCGGGCGACCGCTGTGCGGGCACGTCGACGAAGTGGATGGCGGGGCATTGGCTGA